A single Anatilimnocola floriformis DNA region contains:
- a CDS encoding nucleotidyltransferase domain-containing protein, which produces MAQLEHSSVAERVHQNPNLIFSIGTQVVTLRSITGEGGRILHPNGSVGVVIRSPGDLNHSYRVRFLDGIEDSLRREDLTTLAHFKEGEIGDSQITVARNDLFSRVIFRCIIGSRAYGLEGEHSDTDYRGIYLPPADLHWSLYGVPDQIDREETQEQCWELQRFLILALKANPNVLECLYTPLIENITPLGEELLSMRSSFLSRLVFQTYNGYVTSQFKKMQADIRNQGQVKWKHVMHLIRLLISGISVLRNGFVPVRMDSQREQLLAVKRGEIAWDETERWRISLHQEFEQAVQQTSLPDRPDYERANALLIKARRAALLEELP; this is translated from the coding sequence TGGAGCATTCGAGCGTGGCTGAACGTGTCCATCAAAATCCAAATTTGATTTTCTCCATTGGAACGCAAGTTGTCACTCTGAGGAGCATTACCGGCGAAGGGGGCCGCATTCTGCATCCCAATGGTTCCGTGGGTGTTGTCATCCGCTCGCCCGGCGACCTGAATCACTCGTATCGAGTTCGATTTCTGGACGGGATCGAAGACTCCTTGCGGCGGGAAGACTTGACGACGCTGGCCCATTTCAAGGAAGGCGAGATCGGTGACTCGCAAATCACAGTAGCTCGGAACGACCTGTTCTCGCGAGTGATTTTTCGCTGCATCATTGGCTCGCGAGCCTACGGCTTGGAAGGCGAGCACTCCGATACAGATTACCGAGGCATCTATCTTCCTCCGGCTGACCTGCATTGGTCGCTGTACGGCGTTCCCGACCAGATCGACCGAGAAGAGACTCAAGAGCAGTGCTGGGAGTTGCAGCGGTTCTTAATATTGGCGCTCAAAGCGAACCCAAACGTCCTTGAGTGCCTCTATACACCATTGATCGAGAACATCACGCCGCTTGGAGAAGAACTGCTGTCAATGAGGTCTTCGTTCCTCTCGCGCTTGGTATTTCAAACCTACAACGGGTACGTCACCTCGCAATTTAAGAAGATGCAGGCTGACATCCGCAATCAAGGTCAAGTGAAATGGAAGCACGTGATGCACCTGATCCGGCTTTTGATTTCCGGTATCAGCGTGTTGCGCAATGGTTTTGTGCCAGTGCGTATGGACTCCCAACGAGAGCAACTGCTGGCCGTGAAACGAGGCGAGATTGCCTGGGATGAAACCGAGCGTTGGCGGATTAGTTTGCACCAAGAATTTGAACAGGCTGTGCAGCAAACAAGCCTGCCTGATCGACCCGACTACGAGCGCGCCAATGCCCTGCTCATTAAGGCGCGGCGTGCGGCTTTGCTGGAGGAACTTCCATGA
- a CDS encoding nucleotidyltransferase domain-containing protein, producing the protein MNFDPRLHQQVASHPHPLLFATISGAHLYGFPSADSDFDLRGVHLLPLTEVVGLNPGQETIEKSGFYDGLEIDLVTHDAHKFFGLMLKKNGYVLEQLLSPLVVHTTPEHEELKALATDCITKHHAHHYLGFAATQWKLFQKESPPHVKPLLYVYRVLLTGIHLMRTGQVEANLVHLNEVAKLDFIPDLIARKVGGPEKGRLDQADLEFHERQYQQLTAELEQAYDRSNLPETARGTAAMNDLLVRIRMKTRA; encoded by the coding sequence ATGAATTTTGACCCCCGTTTACACCAACAAGTCGCCAGCCATCCTCACCCGCTGCTGTTCGCCACGATTAGTGGAGCGCATCTGTATGGGTTTCCATCAGCCGATTCCGACTTCGACCTGCGCGGCGTTCATTTGCTACCCCTCACGGAGGTCGTCGGCTTGAATCCGGGCCAGGAAACGATTGAAAAGTCGGGGTTCTACGACGGGCTGGAAATCGATCTCGTCACTCACGACGCCCACAAGTTTTTCGGCCTGATGCTGAAGAAGAACGGCTATGTGCTCGAGCAACTGCTGTCGCCGCTGGTCGTTCATACGACGCCAGAGCACGAAGAACTCAAGGCTTTGGCCACCGACTGCATCACCAAGCATCACGCCCACCATTACCTTGGTTTCGCAGCCACGCAGTGGAAACTGTTTCAAAAAGAGTCGCCGCCGCACGTCAAGCCACTGCTCTACGTGTATCGGGTCTTATTGACCGGGATCCACCTCATGCGCACGGGTCAAGTTGAAGCCAACTTAGTTCACTTGAACGAGGTGGCGAAACTGGACTTCATTCCCGATTTGATTGCCCGTAAGGTCGGAGGCCCCGAAAAAGGCCGGCTGGATCAAGCCGACCTGGAGTTTCACGAGCGGCAGTATCAGCAACTGACTGCGGAACTCGAACAGGCCTACGATCGAAGCAATCTGCCCGAAACGGCACGAGGGACTGCGGCGATGAATGATTTGCTTGTGAGGATTCGGATGAAAACGAGAGCGTAG